The following coding sequences lie in one Pelobacter seleniigenes DSM 18267 genomic window:
- a CDS encoding bacteriohemerythrin has product MTIIGWKEVYETGILALDNEHRELVAAVNQLFEAVRDKRGDEVLTETLGKLEDYVLKHFKNEERLLEQYKYPDIENHRQAHAELMAAVVEMKERSSAEKETLAKDLLKLLRIWILDHIVEVDKKYGPFLEARAGRFVK; this is encoded by the coding sequence ATGACAATTATCGGCTGGAAAGAAGTTTATGAGACGGGGATTTTGGCCCTGGATAACGAGCATCGCGAACTTGTGGCCGCGGTGAATCAGCTATTTGAAGCAGTTCGGGATAAGCGCGGAGATGAAGTGTTGACTGAAACCCTGGGCAAGCTTGAAGATTACGTGCTCAAGCACTTCAAGAATGAAGAAAGGTTGTTGGAGCAATATAAATATCCCGATATCGAAAATCATCGGCAGGCTCATGCCGAATTGATGGCAGCGGTTGTGGAAATGAAAGAGCGATCCTCTGCGGAGAAGGAAACTCTGGCTAAAGATCTTCTTAAACTCCTGAGGATATGGATTTTGGATCACATTGTTGAAGTTGATAAAAAATACGGCCCCTTTTTGGAGGCCCGTGCCGGTCGGTTCGTAAAATAG